From a single Mangifera indica cultivar Alphonso chromosome 19, CATAS_Mindica_2.1, whole genome shotgun sequence genomic region:
- the LOC123203170 gene encoding uncharacterized protein LOC123203170: MNDGNGLPTSGNLKADEIGGTSQSSSYIGHLPTYSMLVPQPHTSDMSAFPPEKELCKSVLSAVSSKEDLSVQSADMTCSNVPELLFEYFESEQPRQRQPFYEKIQELASGDGSSQWKAYGDPTSLTSVNLHDLRPTSW, from the exons ATGAATGATGGCAACGGTCTTCCTACTTCTGGGAATTTGAAGGCGGATGAGATCGGTGGAACATCACAAAGCTCCTCTTACATTGGTCATCTACCAACATATTCAATGCTAGTTCCTCAGCCTCACACTTCTGACATGAGTGCTTTTCCACCTGAGAAAGAGTTGTGTAAATCAGTGCTGTCTGCAGTTTCTTCCAAAGAGGACTTATCTGTTCAGTCAGCTGACATGACATGCTCCAATGTTCCGGAGCtactttttgaatattttgaatctGAACAACCTCGACAAAGACAACCATTCTATGAAAa AATTCAGGAGCTGGCTAGTGGTGATGGGTCTTCACAGTGGAAAGCATATGGAGATCCAACTAGTTTGACCTCAGTAAATCTTCATGATCTGCGTCCTACATCCTGGTGA
- the LOC123203168 gene encoding probable cysteine protease RD21B isoform X1, which translates to MALHRSLIAMPTFLFFLFTLSSALDMSIISYDESHASKSSWRTDDEVMAIYEAWLVKHGKTYNALGEKEKRFQIFKDNLRFIDEQNSEKRTYKLGLTRFADLTNEEYRSKFLGLGARTGFRKKSLKSKVSDRYQPPVGDKLPDFVDWRKEGAVVDVKDQGSCGSCWAFSTIAAVEGINKIVTGDLISLSEQELVDCDSSYNEGCNGGLMDYAFEFIINNGGIDTEEDYPYTAVDGKCDSLRKNARVVSIDGYEDVPENNEAALQTAVANQPVSVAIEAGGREFQFYDSGVFSGRCGTALDHGVAIVGYGTENGVDYWLVRNSWGKSWGESGYIKMQRNLVGTASGKCGIAMEASYPIKKGQNPPNPGPSPPSPIKPPTVCDSYYSCPQSSTCCCVYEYGNYCFAWGCCPLEAATCCDDHYSCCPHDYPVCNVRSGTCLTQSKDNPLGVKAMTRSPAIPNWAHGSEGTKDSA; encoded by the exons ATGGCTTTGCATAGATCGTTAATAGCTATGCCCACCttcttgttctttttatttactttatcaTCGGCCTTGGACATGTCGATCATCTCCTACGACGAAAGCCATGCCTCGAAATCTAGCTGGAGGACCGATGATGAAGTTATGGCTATATATGAGGCATGGCTTGTAAAGCACGGGAAAACATACAATGCTCTaggtgaaaaagaaaagaggttTCAGATTTTTAAGGATAACCTGAGGTTTATTGATGAACAAAATTCGGAGAAACGGACCTACAAGCTTGGCTTGACCCGATTTGCTGACCTGACGAACGAGGAGTACCGGTCCAAGTTCCTGGGACTGGGAGCAAGAACTGGTTTTAGGAAGAAGTCGTTGAAGTCAAAGGTTAGTGATCGTTATCAGCCCCCTGTTGGTGACAAGCTGCCGGATTTCGTTGATTGGAGGAAGGAGGGCGCCGTCGTTGATGTTAAGGATCAAGGAAGCTGTG GGAGTTGCTGGGCATTTTCAACAATTGCAGCTGTGGAAGGTATAAACAAGATAGTTACAGGTGACCTTATTTCTCTATCTGAGCAGGAATTAGTGGACTGTGATTCATCATATAATGAAGGATGTAATGGGGGTCTGATGGACTATGCCTTCGAGTTCATTATTAACAATGGGGGCATTGACACCGAAGAAGATTATCCCTACACCGCTGTTGATGGGAAATGTGACAGTTTAAGG AAAAATGCCAGGGTTGTTTCCATTGATGGTTACGAAGATGTTCCTGAAAATAACGAAGCAGCTTTGCAAACGGCTGTTGCAAATCAACCAGTGAGTGTTGCCATTGAAGCAGGTGGCAGGGAATTCCAGTTCTATGACTCA GGTGTATTTAGTGGAAGATGTGGTACAGCCCTTGACCATGGTGTTGCCATTGTTGGATATGGCACAGAAAATGGAGTTGATTACTGGCTTGTGAGAAATTCATGGGGCAAAAGCTGGGGAGAATCAGGCTACATTAAGATGCAGCGAAATTTGGTTGGCACGGCCAGTGGAAAATGTGGAATTGCGATGGAGGCCTCTTATCCAATCAAGAAAGGCCAAAATCCCCCAAACCCTGGACCATCTCCTCCATCTCCCATTAAACCACCAACTGTTTGTGACAGTTATTACAGCTGCCCACAGAGCAGCACCTGCTGCTGTGTCTATGAGTATGGCAACTATTGCTTTGCATGGGGATGCTGCCCACTCGAGGCTGCGACTTGCTGTGATGACCACTACAGCTGCTGCCCTCATGACTATCCTGTCTGTAATGTTCGTTCAGGGACTTGTTTGACG CAGAGCAAGGACAACCCACTGGGAGTGAAGGCAATGACCCGAAGTCCTGCCATACCTAATTGGGCTCATGGAAGTGAAGGCACAAAGGACAGCGCATAA
- the LOC123203169 gene encoding uncharacterized protein LOC123203169 isoform X1, producing MEGGLHMLNCLLQHTLRSLCSISDSSESSKWVYAVFWRILPRNYPPPKWDYGGSALDRSKGNKRNWILVWEDGFCDFYECESAGCGYTKGRFGADVFFKMSHEVYNYGEGLVGKVAADNSHKWVYREDIKENDPSCVSSLNASIEPQPKAWEIQFNSGIQTIALISVREGIIQLGSFDKILEDLSLVINVQRKFSYLQSIPGVFPIQRPYLPIHLPCIIKPNTQMSESQETALLADEKQQLSGAKRLFNEFPHDFPIKSINFGWNSPQNGIAGASIWPIPPLLPSMSYSLGALLSKLPSVAPSININESPATALINNGNSINTMCQKVKADNGADRKVESSCQLDDQEQKPVFINTHLDGKEEVELGLEALREGGSALNIN from the exons ATGGAAGGTGGACTTCACATGCTTAACTGCCTCTTGCAGCACACACTGAGAAGCCTATGTTCAATTTCTGATTCGTCTGAATCCTCAAAGTGGGTGTATGCTGTCTTTTGGAGAATATTGCCTCGTAATTACCCACCTCCCAA GTGGGATTATGGAGGAAGTGCTCTTGATCGTTCCAAAGGAAATAAAAGGAATTG GATTCTTGTCTGGGAAGATGGGTTCTGTGATTTCTATGAATGTGAGAGTGCAGGATGTGGATACACTAAGGGACGGTTTGGGGCGGATGTCTTCTTCAAAATGTCTCATGAGGTTTATAACTATGGAGAAGG TTTAGTGGGAAAAGTTGCAGCAGATAACAGTCACAAATGGGTTTACAGAGAagacataaaagaaaatgatccTAGCTGCGTCTCCTCCTTGAATGCATCTATTGAGCCT CAACCAAAAGCTTGGGAAATTCAGTTTAATTCCGGCATTCAG ACAATTGCCCTTATTTCTGTGAGGGAAGGCATTATTCAACTAGGTTCATTTGATAAG ATTTTGGAAGATCTCAGTCTGGTTATCAACGTACAGAGGAAATTCAGCTATCTACAGAGCATTCCAGGAGTCTTCCCCATTCAAAGGCCGTACCTGCCTATCCATTTGCCATGCATCATCAAACCCAATACTCAGATGAGTGAAAGCCAGGAAACTGCTCTATTAGCTGATGAAAAGCAGCAGTTATCCGGAGCAAAAAGATTGTTCAATGAATTTCCTCACGATTTTCCAATTAAGTCAATTAACTTTGGGTGGAACAGCCCTCAAAACGGAATTGCAGGAGCTTCTATTTGGCCAATACCTCCTCTTTTGCCCAGCATGTCTTACAGCCTTGGAGCTCTGCTATCCAAGTTACCGTCTGTGGCTCCATCCATTAACATCAATGAATCTCCTGCTACAGCCCTCATCAACAACGGCAACAGCATTAACACTATGTGTCAGAAAGTGAAGGCTGATAATGGTGCTGATAGAAAAGTAGAGTCCTCGTGTCAATTAGATGATCAAGAACAGAAGCCGGTATTCATAAATACTCATTTAGACGGGAAGGAGGAGGTGGAATTAGGATTAGAAGCTCTGAGGGAGGGAGGAAGtgctttaaatataaattaa
- the LOC123203169 gene encoding uncharacterized protein LOC123203169 isoform X2 has protein sequence MLSFGEYCLVITHLPSGIMEEVLLIVPKEIKGIGFLSGKMGSVISMNVRVQDVDTLRDGLGRMSSSKCLMRFITMEKVGKVAADNSHKWVYREDIKENDPSCVSSLNASIEPQPKAWEIQFNSGIQTIALISVREGIIQLGSFDKILEDLSLVINVQRKFSYLQSIPGVFPIQRPYLPIHLPCIIKPNTQMSESQETALLADEKQQLSGAKRLFNEFPHDFPIKSINFGWNSPQNGIAGASIWPIPPLLPSMSYSLGALLSKLPSVAPSININESPATALINNGNSINTMCQKVKADNGADRKVESSCQLDDQEQKPVFINTHLDGKEEVELGLEALREGGSALNIN, from the exons ATGCTGTCTTTTGGAGAATATTGCCTCGTAATTACCCACCTCCCAA GTGGGATTATGGAGGAAGTGCTCTTGATCGTTCCAAAGGAAATAAAAGGAATTG GATTCTTGTCTGGGAAGATGGGTTCTGTGATTTCTATGAATGTGAGAGTGCAGGATGTGGATACACTAAGGGACGGTTTGGGGCGGATGTCTTCTTCAAAATGTCTCATGAGGTTTATAACTATGGAGAAGG TGGGAAAAGTTGCAGCAGATAACAGTCACAAATGGGTTTACAGAGAagacataaaagaaaatgatccTAGCTGCGTCTCCTCCTTGAATGCATCTATTGAGCCT CAACCAAAAGCTTGGGAAATTCAGTTTAATTCCGGCATTCAG ACAATTGCCCTTATTTCTGTGAGGGAAGGCATTATTCAACTAGGTTCATTTGATAAG ATTTTGGAAGATCTCAGTCTGGTTATCAACGTACAGAGGAAATTCAGCTATCTACAGAGCATTCCAGGAGTCTTCCCCATTCAAAGGCCGTACCTGCCTATCCATTTGCCATGCATCATCAAACCCAATACTCAGATGAGTGAAAGCCAGGAAACTGCTCTATTAGCTGATGAAAAGCAGCAGTTATCCGGAGCAAAAAGATTGTTCAATGAATTTCCTCACGATTTTCCAATTAAGTCAATTAACTTTGGGTGGAACAGCCCTCAAAACGGAATTGCAGGAGCTTCTATTTGGCCAATACCTCCTCTTTTGCCCAGCATGTCTTACAGCCTTGGAGCTCTGCTATCCAAGTTACCGTCTGTGGCTCCATCCATTAACATCAATGAATCTCCTGCTACAGCCCTCATCAACAACGGCAACAGCATTAACACTATGTGTCAGAAAGTGAAGGCTGATAATGGTGCTGATAGAAAAGTAGAGTCCTCGTGTCAATTAGATGATCAAGAACAGAAGCCGGTATTCATAAATACTCATTTAGACGGGAAGGAGGAGGTGGAATTAGGATTAGAAGCTCTGAGGGAGGGAGGAAGtgctttaaatataaattaa
- the LOC123203168 gene encoding probable cysteine protease RD21B isoform X2, whose amino-acid sequence MALHRSLIAMPTFLFFLFTLSSALDMSIISYDESHASKSSWRTDDEVMAIYEAWLVKHGKTYNALGEKEKRFQIFKDNLRFIDEQNSEKRTYKLGLTRFADLTNEEYRSKFLGLGARTGFRKKSLKSKVSDRYQPPVGDKLPDFVDWRKEGAVVDVKDQGSCGSCWAFSTIAAVEGINKIVTGDLISLSEQELVDCDSSYNEGCNGGLMDYAFEFIINNGGIDTEEDYPYTAVDGKCDSLRKNARVVSIDGYEDVPENNEAALQTAVANQPVSVAIEAGGREFQFYDSGVFSGRCGTALDHGVAIVGYGTENGVDYWLVRNSWGKSWGESGYIKMQRNLVGTASGKCGIAMEASYPIKKGQNPPNPGPSPPSPIKPPTVCDSYYSCPQSSTCCCVYEYGNYCFAWGCCPLEAATCCDDHYSCCPHDYPVCNVRSGTCLTSKDNPLGVKAMTRSPAIPNWAHGSEGTKDSA is encoded by the exons ATGGCTTTGCATAGATCGTTAATAGCTATGCCCACCttcttgttctttttatttactttatcaTCGGCCTTGGACATGTCGATCATCTCCTACGACGAAAGCCATGCCTCGAAATCTAGCTGGAGGACCGATGATGAAGTTATGGCTATATATGAGGCATGGCTTGTAAAGCACGGGAAAACATACAATGCTCTaggtgaaaaagaaaagaggttTCAGATTTTTAAGGATAACCTGAGGTTTATTGATGAACAAAATTCGGAGAAACGGACCTACAAGCTTGGCTTGACCCGATTTGCTGACCTGACGAACGAGGAGTACCGGTCCAAGTTCCTGGGACTGGGAGCAAGAACTGGTTTTAGGAAGAAGTCGTTGAAGTCAAAGGTTAGTGATCGTTATCAGCCCCCTGTTGGTGACAAGCTGCCGGATTTCGTTGATTGGAGGAAGGAGGGCGCCGTCGTTGATGTTAAGGATCAAGGAAGCTGTG GGAGTTGCTGGGCATTTTCAACAATTGCAGCTGTGGAAGGTATAAACAAGATAGTTACAGGTGACCTTATTTCTCTATCTGAGCAGGAATTAGTGGACTGTGATTCATCATATAATGAAGGATGTAATGGGGGTCTGATGGACTATGCCTTCGAGTTCATTATTAACAATGGGGGCATTGACACCGAAGAAGATTATCCCTACACCGCTGTTGATGGGAAATGTGACAGTTTAAGG AAAAATGCCAGGGTTGTTTCCATTGATGGTTACGAAGATGTTCCTGAAAATAACGAAGCAGCTTTGCAAACGGCTGTTGCAAATCAACCAGTGAGTGTTGCCATTGAAGCAGGTGGCAGGGAATTCCAGTTCTATGACTCA GGTGTATTTAGTGGAAGATGTGGTACAGCCCTTGACCATGGTGTTGCCATTGTTGGATATGGCACAGAAAATGGAGTTGATTACTGGCTTGTGAGAAATTCATGGGGCAAAAGCTGGGGAGAATCAGGCTACATTAAGATGCAGCGAAATTTGGTTGGCACGGCCAGTGGAAAATGTGGAATTGCGATGGAGGCCTCTTATCCAATCAAGAAAGGCCAAAATCCCCCAAACCCTGGACCATCTCCTCCATCTCCCATTAAACCACCAACTGTTTGTGACAGTTATTACAGCTGCCCACAGAGCAGCACCTGCTGCTGTGTCTATGAGTATGGCAACTATTGCTTTGCATGGGGATGCTGCCCACTCGAGGCTGCGACTTGCTGTGATGACCACTACAGCTGCTGCCCTCATGACTATCCTGTCTGTAATGTTCGTTCAGGGACTTGTTTGACG AGCAAGGACAACCCACTGGGAGTGAAGGCAATGACCCGAAGTCCTGCCATACCTAATTGGGCTCATGGAAGTGAAGGCACAAAGGACAGCGCATAA